The DNA region taataaattcatatgacaattaaattaaataaatatttgctttatcttttatttatgattaatttatttaacaggACCTCAATCGACCAAGCTATGCCCAAGTAGCTCAACATTGTCGTGAATCAAATTGTACAAAACACAAAACACTTGATAAGGATGCTAATGAATAATATGACAAGTTATATGtaagtaattataatttcaaagtgaagcaacttttatttttttgttaattcaaaAAAGTTTGCTTTGTCAAAGCTGTcggttttatatattattaataatcattgataCATTTGTGCTTcaaatgattatattattattatttttttttttaaatttaattattctattgcagtcacaaaaaaacatatatactGCATCGAATAATTATAAGACAGTTTATTATTAGACAACTGTTCCTCAACTTTCGACTGCAAATTAATTTCAGTGtcctaaacaaataaaaaacaaaaaaaaatattattattattgaaataaattaagtataaTGGTGCGCAGTGGAAAtgaaaagttttaatttaaaaaaaaataataatttctacaATGTACAGTGATTTTGCCTACACGGGATGTGGTACCAATTATTAAACAACGGATTCTaaacaaagaataaatatgttatgtttaaaaagtgaaaaaacaaaataataataataataataataataatgacaaatgATACATAATAAATGAGTGACACGATTAttcttttcaaaatataaatataataattgtaataattgcAGGACGCACTAgtgacaatgaaaattaaataaataaataataataataataataataaatttaatataagtattgcgtatatatatatatatatgaaaaaaaaattaaaaaaaagaattaaattaagttgacaaaaaaatagtaataattaagttgaaaagaaaagaatatttGTTGTTGCTTTGGTTCTGTGATTTTTGAAAGGTACACACATTTGTTAGTTTGTgatgaaaagaaagaaaaaaaaaatatgttcaaCGATagtgttagttttttttttttttttttttctaaatataatttttcttatatctTGTAGCCGATAATTGCATTGCGCAGGGCCGTAAcagtgaatttaaaattgaaaaataataagcaaattgtttaatcatatatttttaaaataaaaaaaaaagacaaatattGTATGTAAAAATTGCTGATTgattaatgtcaaaaaaataattcaaacgaCGAAccaatttaaagaaaaaatatcttaCAAAGTGCTTTTACGTATGTTTGAagtcaaaatattataaagcTGATCatggagtaattttttttttttggcaacaatACTTTAAcagctttttctttttaatatttaaaataatttcatgaaaatattaagcCCCAAGctgtttgtttgaatttttagaaaattaaacaatacacaaagaaacaaaaatacaaaaaaaatgatcatagattgatacaataattattaaagatgatgaaaattgtttttagcTTGTGCCAAAATCCTTAATAGACTACATACAACACGAGTTAAATGTAACAAATGCAACGaacttgtaaattaaaaaattgtgtgttgttttaatattttttttttattttttctttatattaattattattattattattattttttatgtgtgctattaattaattaataagttgaaaaattcaaatccAAGACCAATCAATCAAAATCCAGACAAAGTTTAaacttaattttatcttttataaaaaaaaaaaattcaaaattagttaaaatttaatttaatggctATTTCGTGTGTTGGAGGAAAATTGAAAGAACAGTAGCATCAAAATTTCTAAGAAAAATGGCTTCCATAATTATAACTTTAAATGGCACTggtctgcttttttttttttttttttttttcaatttctcacattgtttttgttttttttgtttttttttttaatttagctgATAAAATTGTTGTCTAATGATGAAGTaacgataaaaatttagaattatgCTTTGGCGACGTAACtctaagtaaataataataataatttaaaaaaaattaatgcaaaaagtaaaaaatggaaaaaaaaaacaataaaatattaaaatttataaaaaaaaatcattaagattataataaaaagaataaaaaatgaaaaaaaaaaaaaattgatggtaTTTGAGGGCAGAGTTAAGTGCCTCAAGTGTTTATGTATATTACAGGAGCTTGGCTTTAGATGTTATACGATTAAATgtaaaactaattattaaaaaaaaaaaatagttaacgaaaaaaaaagtaaaatgataatattaattaaaataatataaatatagcaCGCATATGATATATTTGTTACTGATATGCGTACAGAATTGAATGCCCTAAACAaccattaacaaaaaatagctaactataaataaatgatggagaaaaatattatttaaaaacattaaatttttctcgaaacacaaacacaaaatataattgtatagaaaatttttaattaagtttAACATGCTtgctattaatttttcattttttttttttttggttgttttgttttattttttgtgcgAGAATTTGcgatttttattacaaaaaaatttacatgtaattatttataatattttgctagttaatcttgttttttttaattttttttttcattgtaattttgtttaatctCGTTGGTGCTATGTGCACTGATGCTCAGCTCAAAAATCTGTAAATCTTAtactttttatcaatttcgTTTATCAAattgagagagagaaaaaaaaaagttgataatttattattcgtcATCTTTGTCTTCtagctttttatatatatacaaaaataataaataaaaaaaaaaaagctgaattCATTTGTACATGCTAACATCActcatgtatatattaaaattaagaaaaagtaaataaatagataaataatattaacgataaagaaaaataataaaatcataaaaacattgttgtgaaaaatgtaaaatacaaatttataacacttttttttattggtaaaaaaaagaaatgaaaatttaaaaaataacaaacctGAGCTggacaaattttttaagtgtgcgatattattgattatatttatattattaattaattcttttttttttattatttgtctgCTTTTgtcaatttgtaaattttatcgtTGATTTAaccgattttttaaaattggtaactaattattattatcatcatgatgTCTAAAACAAATGAGCCATTAAAAGAAGCAATGCGCATTTCTTGGGTTtatcaataaagaaaaaaagttaccgaattataaaacaaacattaatatcaatatgtagcaaatgaaaatttattattaatggagAAAAttgtgtaataatttaaaaaaagtatccAATGGCATTTTCAACTAAATAAATGCCTGATTGTTTCTTCTCAGTGGTGTAAAGTTcagatatatatgtattatatgtgTAAACTCTATAtctaatatcaatttatttattaaaattcttcttgttttttgaaaagagaaaatttaaaaaaaatttaaataaaggtaaatatattaatatgccTGAACTTTGCTCGATGATTGATGATCAAGCAAATTtagtagcaaaaaaaattgtgtgcgattaaaaattagaaaaaaaaatatttttggttaaaagataaataataataactggtAATTTTAAATGCTTGATTAAATGGTTGAAACGAAGAAAATAATCGCCTTGGATCTGctaatgattaaaataataattgtatccaaataataaataactcatCAAAgttataaatgtataataattataaacggttaatcaatgatttataaatacaaattttcaaaagTGTATATACACTTtgcgtaataataaaatgttgagcgcaaaaataaaatcttaaaTCTAAGTAgccataaataattattatatattaaaaaaaacaaataacaaaagtAACACAATGCTTAAagaaatatctaaaataaaaaatataaaataatacaaaaacaaGAGAATTAACCGTTgattgataaatgataataataaatattaatcatattttatGAGAATCCAGAActcaaaataatgataataattgttaattaaaaataataatttctggTGGCTGGTAACACGTGGATCATGGATCAGTATAAACtgtgatttataaattgaaaattgaacaaaaaaaaaaagaaacacattaaacaaaaaataaaatcacaaacTCGGTTTCATGGGCCGCGGGTCTAGAAAgtctgattttttaattaattaaaaataaatataaatttaaagaaaaaaataaacaagggATAAtgtgtattataaatatataatctaaaaattaaaaaaaaaagaaatatttgtttgattaCAATATGTAAAGTATGCcgattcaaaaataatattattaattattgttatttaatattaaaagaatttttttttttctatttcataatttgtttttctattttattttaaattattatcattgaaaaagaaaactaaaaaataaataaacggcCTAGTGAGAATTAATAACATGgcaattgattataaaaaaaaaaaaaggaaaactgccgtttaaaaaataatttcaatacaCGTGAGACTgacataaattttgttttctttttaaaaattacatcacaaattacaacaatattattcaattaaaaaaaaaaaacaaaaaaccaatcaattattagtttattatttaattcaaacatctcacataataataattatattatgataaaaaaaaaaaatcaatttaacgTTTGAggagttttaataatatgtcACAAagtaaaacaaacaaaaaataaataaaaaaaaaatgtcaggTATTAATTTGAGGATAATGAGTTTATTGAAACgttggataataataaataataaataaataataataacaatacaaataatcacaattattaaaattatcaaatagaaaaataaaattaaaaaaaaataaaatatttcacacTTATTAATATAGCTTCTTTTGCTCCTCaaatttgtgataatttttgtataaaaaaaaagaaaaaaaaaaaaaagttaaaaaggTTTTTTAGCTGTGCATAATTATTTGtgtcaaaaattattgaaaaaaaataaaataataataataatgatgataaacaaaTAGCATGGCAAtgaatgtttattgttataattttatctcaaATTGTAGGCCAGATGTCGCATGTCTGTACGTCTACTATCATTCCGTGCCTTTTTGTGTATATGTGGCTGAATTATAACActatttctgaaaaaaaaatcctcctaagaaaaattaagaaaaaataaatgaaaatgttattaaagatttaaaaaataaaagtaaaaagaaaatgatgataacgataatgatgatgataatgaaaaataaattaaaaaaactaataatattaataatattaataataataacaacattaaaaataataataataatgataatgataacgAGTGTTTTCTctgtttaattttgttaaataatatgtggtgaataaatatataatttagtaaatttatttagaggCAGCATCAGGTCCAAAATGATTGCCGCATATCACACAGTCCacgataaacaaataaataaatgaataattagaCTTCCTAATCaatggctgaaaaaaaatataaaacaataaaacaataaaaaaataatatatagtttgAAAAcagtacatgtattttaattagatTTGGTAATAGTtaccaagtttttttattcaacataaTAATGCAACACTGagtaaagtttaaaatttaaaaaaatgaaaaagtttcaCCGCCCGTGAgagtagaaatatttttatagatttgTTTCAATTAATTGAATGTATTACATGAAACACAAAGAAGAAAGAAATGATACGATTGTACGAATGTCAACGTGAATAAatagcaaaagaaaaaaataaaaaaaaaaaatatataaattaataattgataaataaatggagaaaaaatattaaaaaattaaaaatttaaatgactaaaaataatgaaaataatatgtatacaaatattaacagcgatattattattattattgttattattattaacaaaaacaatgataataataataattaaattagtaattgaatttaaaacaacaacaacaacaacaaacaacacatgttatatatatatatatactctaattattatgattttttttttcgttattttctTGTGATGtggtgtttttaaaaatttcattaataagtatatatacttgaaacaaaaaaaaaaataaataaatcatatgaatgtatataaaaagatCTATCCATCGCACCTATATTTAGTGCATAAGAAAACAAGAATTAATGATTTgtacataatataaataatacaaataaataggTAAATATAATGCATTTAGCTCAAAGCCAagctttttattcatttatcctTCTTCAttctgaaatttaatttttatttttaaattaaaagacatgaaaaaatattgataactttgctattacatttatatatatatatatatattttttttttttttttgaaactcgATTATACAGGTAagacagaaaaattaaaacaacaaatataatttaatacatcaaattatttctaggatcatcatcatcatttttgtaatattttttaatttatatttcatcaagTTTAATTTAACGTTGTCGATCAAATGAACTTGTATTGGGATGATATTCATCGTGAGTACTTGTAGCAGCCTCTTCAATATTTCTTGTGACATCATGAATATTTGGACTTTTGTCACCCTCATCACTCTCggatgatgaggatgatgcTGAAGAAGATTCTTGAACCAAATCAATACCATGAGTGAGTAAATTTGTTATTCTTTCAACATCAATCGTGTCATCTTgctcatgaatttttttcaatgcattAGAGACAATACAAAAGTCACCACGTAGTTCACTGACAAGTGCTGTTATTTTCTGGGCATCTGTTAGCACTTCAACTGATTGAGTATATGGATTGTAACGTAAACCAAATGGACGTTGAATTTGATTTGCAAATGCTCTGTGTgtgtgttaataaaaataaattaaatattattatttatttatttgtataaaagtaaatatagttacctcattttttctttagcttCTTCAATACTGTCAGTATAATAATATGCATTTTGAAATGCAGTTATAATGCATTCTTGCTTGCAAGTAACATCTGGCTCAAAacgatatattttatcatgtgaTTCCAGTGCATGTCGAAGTTCAGCAACAGATGAAAGTAAACCAGCTCCATAAACACGAATTACACCATTTTCTTTGCACAAACCAAATtcaacagtaaaaaaatatagctaaaagaaaaaatcattttttgtttttatataaattaatattattttcaatatgtatatattaatttaatttaatttatttacagttGCAAGTTTGTCAATATCCTCATCAGATGCTCCAAGTGAAGCTAAACCAAGTTCTTGTGAAAATTGGGCAAAACTTGGATTTGCCAAAAGTGGCATGTGACCCAAAAGTTCATGACAGCAAtcacttgaattaaaaaattaaaacaattaaatacatatgtatgttaaataataaataatgtaattttaatgtaattaattACGGTTCTGGTGTGTAAAATGGATCAGAAGAATGTCGTATATATTGAGTACAATGAAATACACGAAATGCCAATCCAGATAAAAAATCACGAGGTGATAAATAACCAGCAACTGGTCGCAATTGAAATCCAGTCATTCctgatgattaaaattataataacatttaaataaactcaatcaataataataattataatataaataatacaataataaatttatactttttaaaaatactgataTATCTTGAAGCTGTGGAATATTATCCTCcctatttaacaatttattattattattattatcaattgcatgttgaaaaaataaaaaaataacaatattaccTGTAGCCACAATATTTGACAAGTTTTGGccaattttctaaatattctTTGCATGCATGTTTCAAATAAAGTTGATGAAGCTCACGAAAGACAGTTGccctgttgaaaaataaaataaatgttatttaatttacaagtttATTATGTTGATTGTTTGTTAAACTCGAGAATCAATTCAAGAAGCATGTAGTTTATATTTGAACAGAGCTTCTCACTTTacgttgataaaattgaatcaaGGCAATTAAGGTGGATTGAATGGTGCATCATCTTTCGAGTATATATTCTATCTATAAACTTTATCAACTAAAATACATTTTCACTTATTGCCATCATTGATAAAACAACACGATCAAGTGTCATactaaactttttattattattattattattttgcatcatttatattttttttttacttaccaAGTTTTAGTTTCTTGTGGAGTATACTGTATCTTGGGAATTGATTGTCCactaaaatgaaattaattatttttttttttttgtaaattataaatgtataaaattttaaaaaattatatttttcttactgTCTGTAATTATTGGCAATATCAGTAAACTCTTGTCGACGTTTTCGATAGACAGGATCTTTGAATCCctagatttttaaataatacataatatttttattaaaacaacaatcatatatatgaaaattaaataataattatataattaccGGATGATCAGCATCTAGCTCATCACCATACATCAACACATTTTGAGCTTGATCAAGATCAGCTATTTTTCTCGGAAACCAAGGCATATCAACTTCACTgtaatcttttttaaaaataaaataatatatttaagtaaatttgttttataattttttttttttttttttaccaaaactTGGAGCAGCAGATAACAAAGGTGGATGAGGAAAACTTTTAGACTCTTCATACTGTGACAAATTAATAGCAGCAACTTCTCTACTCAACATTTTCATAAGTTGttccattattttttgttcacaCTCAACATCAACAAGTATCTCGTATTCCGATTCACTTCTAACTGATTTTCTCGATTCAATATGCACAACATTAACTCCTAAAtccttaattaataataaataaaaattaattaaataaataaatatgttactcgttgaaataataattctatactaaagtatttttttaattcatcatcatcatcatgatgacCATGAAAGCCTGTTGCTCTACATAAAAGTGggagaagaaataaataaataatatatgattcAATATATAGTAATACATTACATggtcaatcaaataaatacataaacattCATTTTGCAaggatatataataaataaattataattatttgttttaaaaagtttttttcttttttttttttttttacgtactTGAAATACTTGAAGGGCACGAGCTAAACTTCcaatttgatttttcagtGAAAATACAACAGATTGTTTATTATCTTCTTtggaattattttcaattgcaagattctatattttttcaaaaaaatatattaaataaattaaattaaattgaatttataaaaatattgttgatttttgaaaaaaaaacttacaactttttgtttattatgtgTTGGACTGCCTTCTTTGATAGCCCATTCTTGTCCTCTTCCATAAAGCCACATTGCCAATAAACCTTTTCCCGAACTGCTCATTGTTattaacttttcttttttttttttaaatacttgactTTATTACAAGTcgatttttagttaatttttagttGACTAGTGTACCAGTCAAGAGAAACTTGTGAATGATATCTTGTCGTTGGTATCACGATCTCTTAAAACATTCAACCCCTCCGTTTGATTGTCCAAAGACGCGATTCACAATTTTCATTGGCTTACAATATTCACCCCTACAATCTCATTGGTGGGATTAGAAAATTTGTTATGGgcgagatttttattttatatcgcAGTCGCAGTATaacctttttttcatttgaaaaataattctttcaagtgtgataaatattcaatttaatgaataaaacaatagCGAGTAAGagtttctaaataaaaataaatacatatatacattagaGCTAGAtgaaacaataacaaacaaatattagaaaaataattttatcaatgaaaattaaataattttttaaaataaaaaattaaaaaaaacgagcTTTTAAATAGATGAATTATAGCATGACGTAAATtggaatatttatatatatatataagtatatgaattgaaagaaaatattttatcgagTCGTTAAGCAGAATAATTTAAGTCATGATGAGTGGACAAGCCACAAAGAACAATTGTTTAATGAAGATTCACAAGTAAAAGCTTTTTGATTTAACGGAACAAAGATTGTCGTTAATGAAAaagctctattttttttttttttatttttcagtacaTTTAATGCTACATTTATAACTGAAATGAATATCATCTTTATcagttgattaattttaaaagctattaatcattttattgtatatatctatatattaaattcaattatcatttatcaatgaaaataaatacaacaaggataaatcaaatttaacacaacatttattcatttaattttttataaatttacatttgttttattaatttaataaatataaatcaatgtaAATGGAATTTTTAGCTGTTaattgtattgaaaaaaaaataacaattgattacttaacaaatgatattatttaatataattgcaaatatataatttattaataaaatgcagCACATTACGTTGTACCTTCATCacttatatacatttatctcAAATAGCTTCAACACCCTCTTCACGTGAGTGAtgctatattattttatttttcccatTTATATTCAATGTTACGAGAAAGTCTGTTTATTATTgcgtaaaatatttaacaataccttgttaatattttcagAATGATGACTGCTCGAGACCCTTCAAGTACAGACATTGTTTTTTGACAATTATACAATCTTTTCAAAGTTCAATTAACCCCTATCGTCAAACATGTAAGTAACTCATTTGTATCACCAAGTTCCACGTTTATCTTTAATACGTAATCAGCAATTgatcttgaaatttattaatatggaaaaataacaacataacAAAGTCTTATAAGACAATTCAAAAATACATTATACATATCattcatttgtaaaatattcatcaataaattttttttcaattaattaatctaaatgGCAttcatttttagaattaaatggTAACATGATACGTCAACAAGTTGATGAAAATCCTCTTGCAATGTTACTTTGTCACGatctaaaaaataaccattcaaaaataataaataaataaataaaaattcaattttaaatgattaataataagaaaataaaaataataataatagatatatttgATTGCATAgagtgtatttaatttattgtgaaAAGTAATGAAGGGTGGTAGTGGGTGGTGGTGGGATGAAAGAGGGTTGGCGCTTGCGTTATTCGCGATATCAGAAATATCTTAAGAATCAATAACAACGTATACAACAGCGCCAACGTAGAGCATCGTCAAcggcatcatcatcatcatcgttgtCCAAGGTGTCAACGATACGTTGGCCACCATCAccaaaagttttttatattatatatttaaatataaaactcgACATGGCTGATACTGAGTTTGAAGAATTTCGACAATATTTTGAAAGGTTGCCGCAACATCTCAAGGCACCAATTTCAAATTATAcgtaagtttattatttttattttaattgatccTTGCATGAATAAACTCCAACAAACcttgaaataacaaataaaaaattcaattagatagaattaaaattaaatgttcaaAGGTGCGGTGGTTgaatgatttcttttttatcaaagatGCTGTAAATTTGtgtatgttttatatatataatggtCCAATGGTAATTGAACCTTCttggaaaaatcaataaactgcatctaaaaaaaatatacacgcacattatatatgcaaaaaaaatattaaaattgccatataaaataaatcattaaagaTTATCCATGTATTtcgacaaatttatatttttttcctaattttatttataatatataatatgcaTGCGGCTTGAAATACTGTGTCGATCGCGACCTTTTAGTGttctctttttatatttttggggTGGTAGTAATAAAAACTCGGCCAAgccaagatgatgatgatgctgatgatctaaaataaataataatatttaaaaattatatacagaCTCGTTCATGATGTTATGGTTGATGATTCTCCAACGTCATCACAAGGAAGtgacgacgatgatgatgatgaaattgtAATACGTTCATATTCTGGCCTTCAAGCTGATtcagatgacgatgatgatgatgatattgctttaattcatcatcaaaataaaaataataataataataataataatc from Aphidius gifuensis isolate YNYX2018 linkage group LG5, ASM1490517v1, whole genome shotgun sequence includes:
- the LOC122856599 gene encoding tryptophan 5-hydroxylase 1; the protein is MSSSGKGLLAMWLYGRGQEWAIKEGSPTHNKQKVNLAIENNSKEDNKQSVVFSLKNQIGSLARALQVFQDLGVNVVHIESRKSVRSESEYEILVDVECEQKIMEQLMKMLSREVAAINLSQYEESKSFPHPPLLSAAPSFDYSEVDMPWFPRKIADLDQAQNVLMYGDELDADHPGFKDPVYRKRRQEFTDIANNYRHGQSIPKIQYTPQETKTWATVFRELHQLYLKHACKEYLENWPKLVKYCGYREDNIPQLQDISVFLKRMTGFQLRPVAGYLSPRDFLSGLAFRVFHCTQYIRHSSDPFYTPEPDCCHELLGHMPLLANPSFAQFSQELGLASLGASDEDIDKLATLYFFTVEFGLCKENGVIRVYGAGLLSSVAELRHALESHDKIYRFEPDVTCKQECIITAFQNAYYYTDSIEEAKEKMRAFANQIQRPFGLRYNPYTQSVEVLTDAQKITALVSELRGDFCIVSNALKKIHEQDDTIDVERITNLLTHGIDLVQESSSASSSSSESDEGDKSPNIHDVTRNIEEAATSTHDEYHPNTSSFDRQR